From the Candida dubliniensis CD36 chromosome 2, complete sequence genome, the window AGTTTCTCTTTGTGATTTAGGTACTTGGCTCTTATTTGGTCCGCTGGTGGTGCTCCTATGTATTGGGATGTCTGGTAATGATTTGTTATATTGATGagtttttaattttggaGCTGTGACTCGAATTGGACCTGgagtttttttcttattaaaTGTAACAGTCTCTTGTTTAGGTGTAGTAGTATCTTTTGTTGGCAAGTTAGGAAGACTCTTTTCTTGCTGATTAGATTTATgatctttattttttggattATTGAAAGGTGAAATTAGGGTTTGAATTTGTTTAGCTTCTGGTACTTTAATTGGAGTTACCACaggtttttgttgttgtactTTTTGTGTTTGGGCATCCAGTTCTGCTTTAGCAGAATTCAACTTGCTAAGCACACTTGAATGTCTGGATCCACAGTTTGAAACTTCCTCAATGATGCTTAACTCATCAGTATTTCTTGAAAGAAAAGCTTTACTTGCAAACTTGgaattgtttgttgaaaCTGATGGCGGAGGAACCGCTCTCTTTGATAATGCTAttcttttgtttaaatCTTCCTGATACTGTAAAGACATATTCAATAAACTATTTTCAACATCTTCACAATCTGAATCCAGTGACAgatccaatttttcatacCCATTTCTGGTGAATACTAATTTGGTTTGTTTGGGTTTAGATGGTGAGTTTGATCTTGAGGATTCAGTAGATCTTGTCGGGGACCCAGCTCTGCTTCCATGAGGAGAAGATACAACTGAAGAAGGAGTGGATGTTTCTCGGGTTGTATTGACCGAGCTCAATTTGGGTGGTAATTTCAATGTGAATGGGATTGGAATGGTATATTTACCTCCATTATTTGGTGAGTTTGAGTTTGAAGCTATGATATGCAATTTTTTAGCCATAGGCAATTTTGCTGCCTGTCTTAATCTTTCCTGATtagaggaagaagaagaacttATTATGGActtaatatcatcatctatTTTTGGTATTGTGGGTAACCTGTAGTCACTTACTGTTGCTGGTAGACTATATCTGTTTTTGACAGGTGAGGTTGATCTGGTTCTTCTATCCGAATCCAAAGGTATCAGAGTCAAATTAGTTGTTGGAATGCTCAAGTCGTCTTTTGACTTTCCTTGAGCAATTTGGGTTGACATTTTGAAGTGTTCTGTTGTCTTCTTGTAAATgttaataaaaaagaaaatttcaCGATGTGATGGACCAAACGGAAAATTGTGTTAGTTATATGAATTCACGGGATATCAAAGAACAATATCAGAAGAAAAGAACTAAATGAACAAATCTAAAATATAGTTGGGAAGTAAAGCGTTACAATGGTCttgtaaatataatatCGGATTCAAAACAATGCTGGTTGAATTGATGTGTGGTATTTCTCAATATCTCAAAAATTATCGATGCTAccattttttgttgttgttttcgCTCAATTAGgaaattaacaaaaaaaaaaaagaaaaaaaaaaataataaatttggcCCCAAGCGTTTGCAATTGGAACATTTGATGTGGCAAGattgaaattcaaatacgaaaaaaaaaaaaagaaagaaaaaaggagCTATTAATGAAACCTCTAAGGTAACCAACATCCAAATATATGTCGATTACCTTATTGGTTGACTTTTGGAACTTCCCACGTTCATTATTTTACTAGAACAGTCAAGAGCAATTTCTACTGCCTACACAAGCTTGTTGCTTTTCCTTTGACTAATTGTGGGCTGGTGGGTTAGTTTTACCGCCTTGAGATAACAACTAAAAGAGAGCAATATGGATGAAATTAGTTCtctattctatttttgGAACTTCTGAAATAGttaacaaaatcaaattagaTTAATTTAGAGCCTATTGTTTGTGTGATTTTATAATGAAAAGTTTTTtagtttcttcttttagATGACAgaatcaaaacaatttcaagaaaGGGTTTTTGTTGTGTAGTAATTACACTTTGCGAAAGTACGTACTAAGAATATCTTACTGACATACAATGAATCTAATACCAGCATTGTATAGTTTTACAATGCACTTTGTCTCATTGAGATACAAATAGTGTAAATCGGTtatgatttcaaaattctTGGTAAAAGTCCTACTTCTATCAAAACTACTTGTTAATCTTTCAGCCTGCTTAGTACACAAAGCGTTGtcttaatttcaaatcttaCACTGGTTATTAATTGTAATAACTATGATTTTTGGTTTGCAtggtttttttgtttcaatagAAGTTAAacttgatttttttttttttatttttctagACATGGGATACATAACAATTTAAAAAGAGAACTacatatttatatatatgtaaTTCATGAGAATTGAAACACTTCTTTCAAAGAATGTtttatcttctttttttgttttcggTTAATGGTTCGTACTTCAAGTCACTATAAGTAGGAAATTGAGTTTTCCACCAGTAATGAAGCTGACTCCAAGGGTACGAAACAGAATTGACTTTTGCACCAGAGTACCAAGAAACACAACCACCGAATGGAGTACCAAAAACAGACTtgttaatttctttttgaagAGTAGTAAGCCAGTTATCATAAGCTTCATCCTTAATTTGGACAGATTTTGCCTTTCCTTGGAAAACAGGTTTAGCAGTCTTGAGGAAATAATCAAcaccattttcaattcccATAACAACCGAAGCATGACCAGTGATTGAGTTTGTACCTCCAATTGTCCAGAGATTTGGGCAGTGTTTGATCAAAAGGGTTCTGTAAGCACTTGCACCTTCTTCCTTCCAAAGTTGGGTAATATCAGCACCATTACGACCAACAATctcaaaattgaaatgacTTTTGCTTAAATTGTAACCAGTACAAGCAACAATAATGTCAGCCTCAATATGTTCACCACTTTCCAACACAACACCATCTTCAACAACTTTAGCAACACCTTCTGTTTTAATGTCAATTCTGGGATCTTTCAAAGATGGAACATAGTTGtaatcaaaaatcaatcTTTTGCAACCAATTTTGTAATCTGGAATAAGCTTGTCGTGATATTTTTCTGGGGCAACTTCTTTTATATACTGAACAGATGCCTCAGTGGTTACCTTACGTACAAAATTAGAAACAACACCTCCACCTTTAAACAATGGAACTTTCAATTCggagaagaaaataaacatCAATCGGAAAAAATACATCGTGAAATAGTTGAATGAAAACAAACGGTAAAGTGTGTAAATTACTTTTGGAAGTGGTCTCATAATGTAGTGCTTGGATCTGGAGATTTGAGTCAACGAACCAACACTGTATTGAGGATCATTAAGTAATGCAGGAACAGCTTGGTTAGCACTGCATCCgttaccaacaacaacaacttttttGCCTCTGAAATCAACTGAATGGTCCCAGAGAGCTGAATGCATGTAATCACCCTTAAAATTATCTAAACCCTTGGCGTCAAAGTGTAACGGATGAACTAACCCACCATGACAAGCAAGTAAAAGTTTACTTTTATGAATAATTCTCTGTCCAGTTTTAACATCGTGTGCAAATAGAGTCCATTGTCCATTGACGTCGTCCCATTCAACTTTGTTGATTTCAGTTTGGAatcttgttttttctttcaatttgaatttatcaGCAACTCGTAAAAGGTACTCTTCCATCTCATATTGTGGTGGTTGAATTCTACTCCAGTTTGAAGTCAAagcaaatgaaaaagaataccATAAAGCAGGAATATCACTAGCACATCCTGGATAAGTGTTGGCGTACCAAGTACCTCCAAAGTTGTCATGTCTTTCAAAAATCTGAATGTCATGTTCATCATATTTTTCCATGGTTTTGATTGCACCAGCCATACCTCCAAACCCAGCACCAATAATAGCAAGTTTAGAAGTCGTGGTAATGGTTGGTAATTTGTCGTTGATAGCGTACCGATCTTTACGATGTGGACCTAAAATGTCCAATTCATCTTGATGGTTGATTCTGAACTTTGCTGGGTTCTTGTGAGATTCTCTTGTTAAAGTGATAGTTGACATAGCTATGGCTAAGGAAAAGTTGATGATtgtgaaattaaaaattgcAATTATTGGATTGGGCAAGTAACTCCTTATATACTTTTCTGATAAGCTCTACTAGCCCCACAACTTCTGCTGGTAAAGGTATCCCCACATGATATAACTGGATAATCCTTTTGAGAGTTTGGTGATAAGTATGCTGTGGTGATAAGTAAATTAAGGATGAAAAGTCTTTGCAGGGGGAAGACAGTCGGTGGGGAAGAGTGGGGgccttttttttcaccTATTTTGGTTTACTTGCATGCAAATTCTGAAAGAGATGTGAAACAAATAACTCataaaatcatttcttGTTGAACAATAATTCACCAATCTCCGAGTATGTGTAATATTCTTTTGTGCACGCAAGAATTAGCTGTAATTAGAAAATATCTCTCGGTATAATGATAACTGTCGGTATTGATCCCCGCCCCCACACCCCCCACCCCCACACGCAAGCACACATTTTTTCCCAAACACTAGAAGACTATCAAGATTTAGTACCGACATAATAAACCTAGGTTTACCCTATTTTAAATACCCTTACCTgcttatcaacaataataatgtgaAACCAGTGAATTCAAAGTTCGGGGTTTAGAGTGGTTGGGGTTTTAGGAATTATCTGAATTATAATCACAGGTAATGAGATTagtgaaaaataatatttgtgAAACCTTAACTTCCAGGTACGGAAACACTCTTGGCGATTGAAAAGGTTAAGAAcatatcaaataataatactcGTTACCACTCTTCACGTGTCAACTCAAAAGTTTGATTAAACTGgaagttaaaaaaaaaaaaggagacAGTGATCATAGTtgtaataaaatattgatatttgataaCTCCGTTAATATTATGCAGTCGCGGATATGATCACCCGCAACTAGTCTGAAAGTTTTGTGGGTGATAATACTTTGCTCCTGTTATTTCACTGAATAGAGCAAAGTGGTGGTTTCGTGATGTGACTGTCTATGTcatcattgaaaaatcttaAACCCGAAACCCCATACAACAAAATTTAGCCGATAATCGTTGAAAAATAGAAGAGATCCTTTGGGTTAAGGGAGCATTCTATCAATGAATAGAGAGTTTTGATACCAGATAAAGCACTTTAAAGGAAATCCACTCTATAATTTTGATTACTGTTTTGTATTACTTATCGAATTAGCATCATTTATCAGAGAACATTGTACTACACCacagtttttctttttctcttttttaCAATTGTTCAAcctttttggtttttttcttatgTAAGCTAAAAGTCTACTttagttttctttcttttggcaaccaattcaataaattaatgCTCAACCAAAATAAAACACGATTATGAAATCAAAAGTGAAAGAGTCTAGTGCCAGTCCAACAACTGCTAATGGTATCTCCACCCAGAATAGTCCATGTTTAAACACATTTGTAGTTTCAACACCAGAGACACCACATAAATTCTCTAATCCAATCGatattatttcaaaaaaaagttcCATTAAAAGCTTTGGAAGtgtcaaatttattaataccCTGGAAATAACAAGTCCCCTTTTGAATACTGATGACAAATATGTGAATCGACAATCCGACCATTGTACTTCTGAATTTGAAGACTCTAAGAAAGCAGGTTTGAGCTGTTTGCCATACCAATGTGAAAAAAGTTCGAATCTAATGGGCGGTAAATTTTCGTTAATGGTAGCTGGTGCAAGAGGTACTGGGAAATCAAGTTTTGtgaattgtttgtttgggAGTGAGTTGTTAGTTGACAGTTATGATACCACCAATGAAGAGTTTCTTGATGTAAAGAACTTTGAATTAACTGAGAATGGATTCACGTTGAATTTACAAGTAATTGAAACTGTAAATTATGGTAATTCCTTTGACACAGGGTTTAAACCGGAATCGTTGTGTGCCTTTGTggatgaaaaatttaagGCTTTCCTTTATCAAAGTAAGCAGCCAAGAAGAGAAGGGTTAATTGACTTGAGAGTGCATTGCTGTGTTTATTTTCTATTCCAAACAGTCAACCCAATATCAGATTTGGATATCCAGACAATGAAGAGTTTATCAACCAGAACAAACTTGATCCCCGTGGTAGCCAAAGCAGACACATTAACAGAAACTGAATTACACAACTTTGAAATCATGGTCAGAACAACGTTGGCAAAGCATGACATAGAGACTTGTCAATTTTTCTCTAATAAAGAATTACTACAAGAAATTAGGTTGAAGATTCccttttcaattatttcttcttctttttctccaTCAttggataataataacggaataattgaaagaattcGAAAGTATCCTTGGTGCTTATTAGATATAGAAAATGAATCTTATTGTGATTTCCATTATATCAGAAAACTATTATTAGAAGAGAACATGTTAGAGTTTGTAGCATCAACTGAAGTTTACTACGAGCAATTTAGGAGTATTTTTCTAAGTGGTGATTCAATTGCGGTATCAGCAGATTATTACAAAAACTACGATTCAAATCAATCTAAGAATTTGAAGGATAAACTTGATAGAAAAAATTCTAAcatgaaagaaaatttcaaCTATTATCAAGATCAACATGATAAACTTAAAGCAAAGAAATTGTATTTgatccaacaacaaaaaaagctACAAAACGAAATACATTCTTTGGCAAACGAACGAACGGAATTGCAGGTTTTTGTTAATAACTACGAGACATCAAGTTTTGAAAGTCAAGATTCTCAGAATGCAATTACTGGCAATGGctataatttattttatcaacaaaatacaTTGGTAAATTCTTTGAGTGTTGAAATGTCATCATCGTCTGACACAGTTATTTCTCAATAGATTTGTTGCTAAAATAATGCAAAATTtgtaacaaaaaaaatgcaCGTCTTGTTTGTTTCTCCTCACAATCCCTCTAAAATTGGTATATCTCCTCTATTGTTTAATATTCTAATCTAtgtaaaagaaataaatcaattttcggaactttatttattaatttgcAATCATGTATTATCACAATCCGATCTTGATAAACCCTAATTTAAATACGAGTCGTgtaaaatattcaaatcattcaCAATTATTCTTGATCACATTTTGAATCTAtaaaagaaacagaaaaaatttttttttctttcttcaactcttcatcatcttcttctttgacACATCCATTCAATCTTCCTAAAGCCATATGATATTTGAACAAATACATTGATGAGtatgttttattattaaattatcaaactTAACATTTttcccaaaaaaagaagtatGATGAATTCACAGGATGaatagtttttttattaagTATGTTTTTCTGGCATCTCTAATGTTAGGGCTTTTCAGCTCGATGAATACATCAATTGACTAAATTATCTGATAacataattgaattaatcaattaagtGAATGTAAATGACAtcatattttattttttttaggaTTAGGAAAATGTGACAACCCAAGATTGAAAGTGGAAATCTGTTACTAACTTGATTGTTTAAGATATTAATAGATTTTATACATATCTTTAGATAGTATTGAATAATTAGTTTTCacaatatatttttgtttatttataaCTGAAAATAAATCTCTCCAATTTGTAGATCAAACAAACTTCATAGTTGATCCCCTCTCTACCCAATCTACACCACCAATACGTAAATCTCTCTACAAACATACACTTCTAAAATCCTTATAGATACCAACCTCAAGGACAGAACTTCTGAAGATGCTTTACGAAAATCCAGAAATTAGAATCTACTCTACTGTTTGTTAATCGCCgagttttcttttctcaTTTCTCTCAGGGAGATTTGTCGCTCTTcacaattttttattcaCAACccaacttcttttttttttttttttttttctttttctaacAAATCTACAAACACCAATTGAAAGAACACATTTCTAAATACACTCTCAACATGTCACTTGAGTTAAGCTCAGATGAGAGTGAAGATAATTTTAGAGATGAGTTAGTGGATATTCCTAGCAGGTTTTCTAAGGAATCCATTACTATAGACACACGTCAAGTGAGGTTAATTTTAGATCACACAGCCTTTGTCAGGGGAATTGGTAATATCAAAAGATGGTTCAATGAAGATTATATCAATTCCAATATCACCAGATccaatgaaattattaatttgaatatttacATCCCAACCTATACTTTGCAcgaatttgattttgctAAAAAGGGCACATCTATTAGTGCCACCAATGCACGTGAAGCAATTAGAttcattgataattatttggaaaatGAAGTTGAAATGAATTCAGACAAAATCCACTATAATCTTATTTTGGAATCTGCTGAAGACAATGTGCCATCTTGGAATAAGTGTAATCATTATAAAGTGCATTCTCCGAGGATCAGAGAATTCCCAAATtataaaaccaaatttgattcatcTTTAATTGGACAAACTGCAAATATTAACGACGATCCcgaatttaatgaaaattttgataatgcTTTAACTTTTAATCAAcgtaataaattaaatgatataCAGTATGAAAATTCTGCATCTTATCAAAATGCTATTGCCAATTCTGATAACTTGGCAGAAATGCCAGTACGTTTGAGATATTTGATTAGAAGTTGTATTTATAAAAGATTCATTGAAGCAACTAAaccaaaaatcaaaaatgaGATTGAGGATTGGAAATTAGTTACAGAAGATCCAATCACAAAAATTTGGGCTAAATCATATGGAATTGATTGTCTCAATGTTAATGAAGCggaattattgatattccAAAATTATGATGTCAATCTGTTCAGATTATACAATTTATACGCGAATGATGGAGATAATTTTGATCCAAGCACAAACATTTTGCAAAATACAATCGACACCACTTTGTATTCATACTCAAGAGTTCAAGATGATCACGTAAATCCAAATTACCGAGGTAAAAACCACCGAGGAAAAAATAATAGAGGAAGACGTGGAACgaaaagaagagaaaaatgGTCATTAACAACCGATTCCGTTGTCAGCGAGGAGAGAAATGAAGCTGGAACTGGTTTCATCAAAAAGGAGAAGTTTGGAGCAATTAATTATGCCCCAAGAGGACAAGGTGAATTATGGAGACCAGGATGAtttaaccaaaaaaaaaaaaaacaacaacaacgtaTATCTTACTATTGTATTTACATTAAATTATTGGGCATTTAAAGCTAGTTATTTGTATCAAcgttttttttatttgaacaTGAGAAACTGGTTGGATGGTATATGACATGATTTAGATTTGACGTTTAATCAAtctttgttattattggaaaCAAGTCATAAAAAGAACATCTAAGTATTTGAGGATTAAGTTGGactatttcaaattcagaTTTTACAACCACCCTAGATACACACATTTACATACATAGATACATAGTTTGTAAAGTATCAAGCGTAGGAGTTATCCAAGTACACGACCCAATACaagttattttttttccacCATGACACCAACgacaccaacaacaacaaattgattagCACGTGATCAAAACAAATGAGAGACAAACAACGCACAATgaaaagggaaaaaaaaaaaaaagtcaaagccaaaaggaaaaaaaaaaaaaaagaagaaaaaaataaacaagccaacaattttatatttccatatatatttatcacTAAATTCGAGTTTGATATtaaacaatcaatcaaccatatttgattgattaattatttttttattaaatttttttttttatcaatttattcaattatatttaattgaacTTGATAATTCTTCCACCTGCCCTTTCCCCCTTCCACtccatttcatttcattcaTAGacttatcaattgaaaaactaAACTCAATTTTAGATTTTCATTGGTTTGacaatttttattgtttacaATAAGTTatcataatttttttttttattatttgtttttatttaatacaTTCATTTTGTTAATCTTTTgctaaattattattttcctATAATGAATCGTCAACCTACCAGAGAAGACATTCAAAAGGCGATTCAGCGTTGccatcaattgaaacaacaatatgGAGACCAAGTTAATGTTGTTCCTGAATTTGTTAGATTAAGCAAGTTCTTGAATACTTTGAGGATGCATCAACAGCGTTTTCAACAGcaataccaacaacaacaacaacaacaacagcaacaacaacaacaacaacaaagtcTAAATCATTCACAACAATCGCCATTGCTACAAAATACACAAGGTCAGACTCCACAACAACCTCCGACTCCTCAACAgttttctaattttaatCAAAACGGTTATAATGGTCAACAGTTTTCTTCTCAGGCACACTCACCTGCTATTGGTGGCTCTTTATCGACTTCTGGTAATGGAACTCCATTAGTACAAAATGCCAATTTGATGAcaggaaagaaaaatgcAAGAACACCAAATACCCAATTTGCTAATCAGGCAGCAGTAGGAACGCCgttacaacaacaacagccTTTACCTCAGGGAAACAATTCGAATCCTATGCTAAACCTGATGGGGCAGCAACAACCTCAATCTCAACAACGTCAGCAAAACCAACCACCAAGTCCCCAATCAGCATTCACTAATCAACAATTCCAATTATTGAAGTCTCAACTTCAAGCATTCAAGTATTTTGTTAGAGCACCAGGCCAGGGCCAAGGTCAGATACCACAAAATTTAATTGCATATGTTTCGAATCCGTCATCAGCAATGGCTAATGATATGTACTTGCCAGCGGTGAACCGACCCCAGACAAATGGCATGGATCGTATGATGCAGATGCCACAATCCATCCCTTCACAACTGCCACAATTCACtcctcaacaacaaaatgatTTGCTGAATCTGAAACCAAAATCTGCTGGAGGCACCCCTGAAGTCccagaaaagaaaaaggggAAGCGAGGACCTAAACCAAAGAATCCCAAAAAACCTACAAAGAAGCAGTTgagagaagaagaacagaGACTTGCGTTAGAAAAGCAAAGACAAGAACTTGAACAAAATAGAATTAAGAATAGTGCTCCTCAAGCATTTCCACCTCAAACAGGTTTACAAGGACAAACCCCTTTCCCAccacaacagcaacaagcACCTCCACCTCCATCGGCTTCAGTATCATCGATTCCACCAGGTGGGCTAGcacagcagcagcagcagcagcagccaTCGCGCCCAGTTACTAAACCTGCTACACCCCAACCATTATTTCCTGACCCATCTCCTCCAGTTAATATAAAGAGTGTAGTGCCCGATAGagcaaacaacaacaaggtAATAATACCAGTAACTAAGCCAAATATTGAAGTGGACACATTTGAGTTATTTGACATCATTAGTGATGAAGTGAAAGATATACCGTTTAATACTTTATATGCCCCACAGAGCAGATTTCAGATTCCTTCGTTTTTGCCTGATGGTATAAGTATGGAAGATATTTATGTAAACAGAGAAGGATATATGCAAATTACAatagaacaagaaaaagagagatTAAGAAAAGAGATTGAGAGTTTGGATGACAAAGATACcgagaaaaaaattgaacttGAAACACAACTAAGTCTGCTAGATTTAATTCCTTATCAGAAAGATTTACGTGGCAAAGTGCTTATACAGTCTTGGTTTGGGAAATCATTACTTCCCAACTCACATCCAAACTTTTTAGCAAGGTTTAGTTCATTATCTTTGGACAGTGTTCATATGACGACAGATCTCTATAGACTCCAATTAGAATCCTTGATGAAGGAACAAAATCAGAAACATAGCAAAACTATCGAAGAAATCATAAGTTTCAGTGACAGAAGCAGTATCAAAGCTGCTAGAAGGTCAGACCGGTTATCAAGGTTTATGACCAagattaataatttccacAATCAAACTGCGAAGGAAGAACAGAAGAAGTTGGAAAGAATGGCTAAACAACGTTTGCAAGCATTGAAACTGAATGATGAAGAGgcttatttgaaattgttagATCATACAAAGGATACCAGAATCACTCATTTGTTGGAACAAACAAACCAATTTTTGGACTCCTTGGCTCTTGCAGTTCAAAGTCAACAAAGGGAAGCAAAAGATAATTTAGCAAATTCAGGGCGTGCGATTGAACCAACCCCAGCTGAACCTCTTGATGACGacaaaagagaaaagattgattattataatgTTGCTCATAgaattaaagaagaagtCACCAAACAACCTTCGATATTGGTTGGGGGTACTTTGAAAGAGTATCAATTGAAAGGTTTACAATGGATGGTTTCGTTGTTTAATAATCATTTGAACGGTATCTTAGCAGATGAGATGGGTTTGGgtaaaacaattcaaactATTTCATTACTTACATATCTTGTGGAAGTTAAAAAGATTACTGGTCCATTTTTAGTGATTGTCCCGTTATCAACAGTAACTAATTGGAATTtggaatttgaaaaatgggC encodes:
- a CDS encoding oxidoreductase, putative (1 probable transmembrane helix predicted by TMHMM2.0 at aa 269-291), giving the protein MSTITLTRESHKNPAKFRINHQDELDILGPHRKDRYAINDKLPTITTTSKLAIIGAGFGGMAGAIKTMEKYDEHDIQIFERHDNFGGTWYANTYPGCASDIPALWYSFSFALTSNWSRIQPPQYEMEEYLLRVADKFKLKEKTRFQTEINKVEWDDVNGQWTLFAHDVKTGQRIIHKSKLLLACHGGLVHPLHFDAKGLDNFKGDYMHSALWDHSVDFRGKKVVVVGNGCSANQAVPALLNDPQYSVGSLTQISRSKHYIMRPLPKVIYTLYRLFSFNYFTMYFFRLMFIFFSELKVPLFKGGGVVSNFVRKVTTEASVQYIKEVAPEKYHDKLIPDYKIGCKRLIFDYNYVPSLKDPRIDIKTEGVAKVVEDGVVLESGEHIEADIIVACTGYNLSKSHFNFEIVGRNGADITQLWKEEGASAYRTLLIKHCPNLWTIGGTNSITGHASVVMGIENGVDYFLKTAKPVFQGKAKSVQIKDEAYDNWLTTLQKEINKSVFGTPFGGCVSWYSGAKVNSVSYPWSQLHYWWKTQFPTYSDLKYEPLTENKKRR
- a CDS encoding nonsense-mediated decay protein, putative (Similar to S. cerevisiae NMD4;~In S. cerevisiae: protein interacting with Nam7p, may be involved in the nonsense-mediated mRNA decay pathway.), coding for MSLELSSDESEDNFRDELVDIPSRFSKESITIDTRQVRLILDHTAFVRGIGNIKRWFNEDYINSNITRSNEIINLNIYIPTYTLHEFDFAKKGTSISATNAREAIRFIDNYLENEVEMNSDKIHYNLILESAEDNVPSWNKCNHYKVHSPRIREFPNYKTKFDSSLIGQTANINDDPEFNENFDNALTFNQRNKLNDIQYENSASYQNAIANSDNLAEMPVRLRYLIRSCIYKRFIEATKPKIKNEIEDWKLVTEDPITKIWAKSYGIDCLNVNEAELLIFQNYDVNSFRLYNLYANDGDNFDPSTNILQNTIDTTLYSYSRVQDDHVNPNYRGKNHRGKNNRGRRGTKRREKWSLTTDSVVSEERNEAGTGFIKKEKFGAINYAPRGQGELWRPG
- a CDS encoding GTP-binding protein, putative (Similar to S. cerevisiae SPR3;~In S. cerevisiae: sporulation-specific homolog of the yeast CDC3/10/11/12 family of bud neck microfilament genes; septin protein involved in sporulation.) — encoded protein: MKSKVKESSASPTTANGISTQNSPCLNTFVVSTPETPHKFSNPIDIISKKSSIKSFGSVKFINTSEITSPLLNTDDKYVNRQSDHCTSEFEDSKKAGLSCLPYQCEKSSNLMGGKFSLMVAGARGTGKSSFVNCLFGSELLVDSYDTTNEEFLDVKNFELTENGFTLNLQVIETVNYGNSFDTGFKPESLCAFVDEKFKAFLYQSKQPRREGLIDLRVHCCVYFLFQTVNPISDLDIQTMKSLSTRTNLIPVVAKADTLTETELHNFEIMVRTTLAKHDIETCQFFSNKELLQEIRLKIPFSIISSSFSPSLDNNNGIIERIRKYPWCLLDIENESYCDFHYIRKLLLEENMLEFVASTEVYYEQFRSIFLSGDSIAVSADYYKNYDSNQSKNLKDKLDRKNSNMKENFNYYQDQHDKLKAKKLYLIQQQKKLQNEIHSLANERTELQVFVNNYETSSFESQDSQNAITGNGYNLFYQQNTLVNSLSVEMSSSSDTVISQ